The following proteins are co-located in the Micromonospora coriariae genome:
- a CDS encoding TetR/AcrR family transcriptional regulator, giving the protein MEPADATDATQRRRLVELLWQPPSAPRRGPRPTLTLTAIARAGIAIADTDGLGAVTMQRVAESLDVTKMALYRYVPGKTELVALMIETGIGEPPVLPADAPWRDQLDAWARQMYDRFRRHPWAVTATVGVRVLGPNELGWMERAINALNGTRLHGGEKLDVVVLLVGHVRNLAQQVAAIPTETPEQAMEPALSALLRGHEQRFPALLAAVASAAAHDGRDQALDFGLSRILDGVQLLLTDRARP; this is encoded by the coding sequence ATGGAACCGGCGGACGCCACCGACGCGACGCAGCGCCGACGCCTCGTCGAGCTGCTCTGGCAGCCGCCGAGCGCACCACGGCGCGGCCCCCGACCCACGCTCACCCTGACCGCCATCGCCCGGGCCGGCATCGCGATCGCCGACACCGACGGGCTCGGCGCGGTCACCATGCAACGGGTCGCGGAATCGCTCGACGTGACCAAGATGGCGCTCTACCGGTACGTGCCGGGCAAGACCGAACTCGTCGCCCTCATGATCGAGACCGGAATCGGGGAACCACCCGTACTGCCCGCCGACGCGCCCTGGCGCGACCAGCTGGACGCCTGGGCACGGCAGATGTACGACCGGTTCCGCCGCCACCCGTGGGCGGTGACCGCCACCGTCGGCGTACGGGTGCTGGGCCCCAACGAGCTGGGCTGGATGGAACGGGCCATCAACGCCCTGAACGGCACCCGCCTGCACGGCGGGGAGAAGCTCGATGTCGTGGTGCTCCTGGTCGGGCACGTCCGCAACCTCGCCCAGCAGGTGGCGGCCATCCCCACCGAGACGCCGGAACAGGCCATGGAACCCGCGCTGTCTGCCCTGCTGAGGGGTCACGAGCAGCGCTTTCCGGCACTGCTCGCGGCGGTGGCGTCGGCCGCCGCCCACGACGGCCGCGACCAGGCGCTCGACTTCGGGCTGTCCCGGATCCTCGACGGGGTGCAACTGCTGCTCACCGACCGCGCCCGGCCCTGA